A stretch of the Candidatus Eremiobacteraceae bacterium genome encodes the following:
- the phoU gene encoding phosphate signaling complex protein PhoU: MARENFHRILNETQQDVLRMGSLVEEAITKAVDALARSDIALAEEILNFDDYIDDLNVRIETNCLNLLALQQPMASDLRTIAAMLDIIIDLERIGDHACDIAQITKHLASEPQLKPMIDIPRMAARAREMLREALDAFANRDAMAAHRIPAKDDEVDRLYRTVFKELIEFMAKDPKAINRGSNLILVALYLERIADHATNVCERVAYMVEGVPKKLKRSVVEINDVAAHGDELIRASRVEGAAGAP; the protein is encoded by the coding sequence TTGGCCCGCGAGAACTTCCACCGCATACTCAACGAAACCCAACAGGACGTCTTGCGCATGGGCAGCCTCGTCGAGGAAGCCATCACCAAGGCCGTCGATGCTTTGGCGCGGTCCGACATAGCCCTCGCTGAAGAAATCCTCAATTTCGACGACTATATCGACGATTTGAACGTCCGCATCGAGACGAATTGCCTCAACCTGCTCGCCCTGCAGCAGCCCATGGCGTCCGATCTGCGCACGATCGCGGCCATGCTCGACATCATCATCGACCTAGAACGCATCGGCGACCATGCCTGCGACATCGCGCAGATCACAAAGCACCTGGCGAGCGAACCGCAGCTCAAACCGATGATCGACATCCCGCGAATGGCGGCTCGAGCGCGAGAGATGCTGCGCGAAGCGCTAGATGCGTTCGCCAACCGCGACGCAATGGCCGCGCACCGCATACCGGCGAAAGACGATGAAGTCGATCGTCTCTATCGCACGGTGTTCAAAGAGCTCATCGAATTCATGGCCAAGGATCCCAAGGCCATCAACAGAGGCAGTAACCTCATCCTGGTCGCGCTCTATCTCGAACGGATAGCCGACCACGCCACGAACGTCTGCGAGCGCGTCGCGTATATGGTCGAGGGCGTCCCAAAGAAACTCAAACGATCGGTCGTCGAGATCAACGATGTCGCGGCGCACGGCGACGAGCTCATACGGGCCTCCCGTGTGGAAGGCGCGGCCGGGGCGCCTTAA
- a CDS encoding ATP-binding protein: protein MISPILAAALALAAAFIIAFWVTRRRLEAARAELAAAANGAARSSDSDLAAMARLSALLDALPVGVIVIDDDARVVAFNAAATEILGVQAERAIGRALIESVRSYDLDRRLLAALREGVEGTADVPLHAASDRSLRITTKAVHAADGSIEAIAIVEDLTRVRDLEAMRRDFVSNVSHELRTPLSAMKIMIETLQSGAGGEAAAGFLRSLAAETDRMVALVEDLLDLARLESGKLEMRFGSVDLIDLCRDVVASHLPRARRLGISLKAALPEGRVTIIGDRDKLVQVMVNLLDNALRHTPSGGHVEVGLSSAPSLATLYVKDDGPGIPYDALPHIFERFYVVDQSRSRSAGGTGLGLAIVKHIVEAHGGSVTAESELNRGTTFRCTFSG from the coding sequence ATGATCTCGCCGATTCTCGCCGCGGCGCTCGCGCTCGCCGCCGCATTCATCATCGCTTTCTGGGTGACGCGACGCCGCCTTGAAGCCGCGCGCGCCGAACTCGCCGCGGCCGCCAACGGCGCAGCGAGATCGTCGGACAGCGACCTTGCGGCGATGGCGCGTCTCAGCGCGCTGCTGGACGCTCTGCCCGTCGGCGTCATCGTCATCGACGACGACGCACGGGTCGTCGCCTTCAATGCCGCCGCCACCGAGATCCTCGGCGTGCAAGCAGAGCGTGCGATCGGGCGCGCGCTCATCGAGAGCGTGCGCAGCTACGACTTGGATCGCCGGCTTCTGGCGGCGTTGCGCGAAGGCGTGGAAGGCACGGCGGACGTGCCGCTGCACGCGGCTTCCGATCGCAGCCTGCGCATCACCACCAAAGCCGTGCATGCCGCCGATGGCTCCATCGAGGCGATCGCCATCGTCGAAGATCTCACGCGCGTGCGCGATCTCGAAGCGATGCGCCGCGATTTCGTGTCGAACGTCTCGCACGAATTGCGGACGCCGCTCTCGGCGATGAAGATCATGATCGAAACATTGCAGTCGGGAGCGGGGGGCGAAGCGGCTGCGGGCTTTCTCCGAAGCCTCGCAGCGGAAACCGATCGCATGGTGGCGCTCGTTGAAGATCTGCTCGACCTCGCGCGGCTCGAAAGCGGCAAACTCGAGATGCGCTTCGGCAGCGTCGATCTCATAGACCTATGCCGCGACGTGGTCGCTTCGCATCTGCCGCGTGCGCGCCGCCTGGGCATTTCGCTCAAAGCAGCGTTGCCGGAGGGAAGAGTCACGATCATCGGCGATCGCGACAAGCTCGTGCAAGTCATGGTGAATCTGCTCGACAACGCGCTTCGGCATACGCCGTCGGGCGGTCACGTGGAAGTGGGGTTGAGCTCGGCTCCGAGCCTTGCGACGCTCTACGTCAAAGATGACGGGCCGGGAATACCGTATGACGCGCTACCGCACATCTTCGAGCGCTTTTACGTCGTGGACCAATCGCGCTCGCGCAGCGCAGGCGGTACTGGCCTCGGACTTGCTATCGTCAAACACATCGTCGAGGCGCACGGCGGGTCTGTGACGGCAGAGAGTGAGCTCAACAGAGGAACGACTTTCCGCTGTACGTTTAGCGGCTAG
- the pstC gene encoding phosphate ABC transporter permease subunit PstC produces MSQQTVDIATAGLRLTSTRLRRAISPVGDRAFLATVTGAAWLVLLVVAGLFVVLLIASLPAIKTVPISSIVSTAWDPTNGKYGVLSFVFGTLVTSAIALAIAGPIGVACALYLAELASRRLAGPLGMLVELLAAVPSVVYGLWGLFVLAPIMRTMVEPFLNKTLGFLPLFQGPFYGVGMLAGGVLLSIMVLPTVAAISRDVFLAVPNEQREAMLALGATKWEVLAKAVLPYARSGVIGALVLALGRALGEAMAVVMVIGNKPAIAASLFAPGYTMASVLANEFTEATGSQYVAMLIEIGLLLFVVSLVVNVIARTLVWGVASGSRSRAR; encoded by the coding sequence GTGTCGCAGCAAACCGTCGACATCGCAACCGCCGGATTGAGACTCACGTCAACGCGATTGCGACGCGCGATATCGCCCGTCGGCGACCGCGCATTTCTCGCCACCGTCACCGGCGCCGCGTGGCTCGTGCTGCTCGTCGTGGCCGGTCTCTTCGTCGTCTTGCTCATCGCGTCGCTGCCCGCGATCAAGACAGTTCCGATCTCGTCGATCGTCAGCACCGCGTGGGATCCGACCAACGGCAAGTACGGCGTGCTTTCATTTGTGTTCGGCACGCTCGTGACGTCGGCTATCGCGCTCGCGATCGCGGGTCCGATCGGCGTCGCCTGCGCGCTCTATCTCGCGGAGCTCGCGTCGCGCCGGCTGGCGGGGCCGCTCGGCATGCTCGTGGAGCTGTTGGCGGCGGTGCCGAGCGTGGTGTACGGCTTATGGGGACTGTTCGTGCTCGCACCGATCATGCGCACGATGGTCGAGCCGTTCTTGAATAAGACTTTAGGGTTCTTGCCGCTGTTCCAAGGTCCGTTCTATGGCGTGGGAATGCTCGCCGGCGGCGTCTTGCTCTCGATCATGGTCCTTCCGACCGTCGCGGCAATATCGCGCGATGTGTTCCTTGCGGTCCCAAACGAGCAGCGCGAAGCCATGCTCGCACTCGGTGCGACCAAGTGGGAAGTGCTCGCAAAAGCGGTCCTTCCGTATGCGCGCTCCGGCGTCATCGGCGCGCTCGTGCTCGCGCTCGGCCGCGCGCTCGGCGAAGCCATGGCTGTCGTCATGGTCATCGGCAACAAGCCCGCCATCGCGGCCTCGCTTTTCGCGCCAGGCTACACGATGGCCAGCGTTCTCGCAAATGAGTTCACCGAGGCCACCGGCAGCCAGTACGTGGCGATGCTGATCGAGATCGGCTTATTGCTCTTCGTCGTCAGCCTCGTCGTCAACGTCATCGCTCGCACGTTGGTCTGGGGAGTCGCGAGCGGTTCGCGATCGCGCGCCCGATGA
- the pstS gene encoding phosphate ABC transporter substrate-binding protein PstS: MRIRPLVLSAVAVAAVALIALFGTAIVRADAQLVGAGSSFDYPFFSRAFYQYSQVHTDVSVDYQSIGSGAGIQQFTAKTVDFGASDVPMNSKELAAANASNGAVVQVPVALGGVVIAYNVPGAPANLHLTPDALVAIFEGKISNWNDKALAALNPGSNLPNLPIVTVHRADGSGTTYIFTDYLSRVSSAWNSSVGTSKTVSWPAAAASLGAKGNEGVAGQVRNNPGAIGYVELAYALENGMTYAAIQNKSGRFVSPTLDSVRAAAAQKPNVNPTDFSIVDQQGASSYPICGYSWVMLWKTQPDAGRGHALVDLFNWVVSSGQTYAKNVHYVPLPSNVQNGARQALATIH; the protein is encoded by the coding sequence GTGCGCATACGCCCCCTCGTCCTCAGCGCGGTCGCTGTCGCGGCCGTGGCACTCATCGCGCTATTTGGCACAGCGATCGTCCGCGCCGATGCCCAGCTCGTCGGCGCCGGCTCGTCGTTCGATTATCCGTTCTTCTCGCGCGCGTTCTACCAGTATTCGCAAGTCCACACGGACGTCTCTGTAGACTACCAGAGCATCGGCTCCGGCGCGGGCATCCAGCAGTTCACCGCCAAAACGGTCGACTTCGGCGCTAGTGACGTGCCGATGAACTCGAAGGAATTGGCCGCCGCCAACGCATCGAACGGCGCGGTCGTTCAAGTGCCGGTCGCGCTCGGCGGGGTCGTCATCGCCTACAACGTGCCGGGAGCACCGGCGAATCTCCATCTCACACCCGACGCGCTCGTCGCCATCTTCGAGGGCAAGATCTCGAACTGGAACGACAAGGCGCTGGCAGCGCTCAATCCAGGGTCGAATCTGCCGAACCTGCCGATCGTCACGGTGCACCGCGCCGACGGAAGCGGCACCACATACATCTTCACCGACTATCTAAGCCGCGTCAGCTCGGCATGGAATTCGAGCGTCGGCACAAGCAAGACGGTGAGCTGGCCGGCCGCGGCTGCATCGCTTGGTGCAAAAGGCAATGAAGGCGTCGCCGGGCAGGTCCGCAACAATCCGGGCGCCATCGGCTACGTCGAACTCGCGTACGCGCTCGAGAACGGCATGACATACGCCGCGATCCAAAACAAGAGCGGTAGATTCGTCTCTCCGACGCTCGACAGCGTTCGCGCAGCCGCCGCCCAAAAGCCCAACGTGAACCCGACCGATTTCTCGATCGTCGATCAGCAAGGCGCTTCGAGCTATCCGATCTGCGGTTACTCGTGGGTCATGCTCTGGAAGACCCAGCCGGACGCCGGTCGCGGACACGCGCTGGTCGATCTGTTCAATTGGGTGGTGAGCTCGGGACAGACATACGCGAAAAACGTGCACTACGTGCCGCTGCCCTCAAACGTCCAAAACGGTGCCCGCCAAGCGCTAGCGACCATCCATTAG
- the pstA gene encoding phosphate ABC transporter permease PstA, producing the protein MTRLSVRRAYSGFMVVVAGLCTVLAAGVLAAVIFYVVENGAGALRPSFFTKLPAPIGIPGGGIANAIAGSALVIAMASIAAIPIGVLAGIYLALYGRGKTATAVRFLSDVLTGVPSIAIGVFAYALVVLPSRHFSALSASVALAIIMLPIIVRTTEEAVRLVPHSIREGALALGIPTWKAVLLVTLPCARAGIVTGTLLAIARVAGESAPLLFTAFGSLFWGRGVNSPTAALPLVIFQYAISPYKDWQQFAWGGALVLIIFVFLLNLAARLALPSRMPSR; encoded by the coding sequence ATGACAAGGCTCTCGGTGCGGCGCGCATACAGCGGATTCATGGTGGTCGTCGCGGGCTTGTGCACGGTGCTCGCCGCCGGCGTTCTTGCGGCGGTCATCTTCTACGTCGTCGAAAACGGCGCCGGCGCGCTGAGGCCATCGTTCTTCACGAAACTTCCTGCGCCGATCGGCATCCCTGGAGGCGGAATCGCAAATGCGATCGCGGGCTCCGCGCTCGTGATCGCGATGGCATCGATCGCCGCGATTCCGATCGGCGTCCTTGCCGGGATATATCTCGCGCTCTACGGCCGCGGAAAGACCGCCACCGCCGTGCGTTTCTTGAGCGACGTGCTGACGGGCGTTCCATCTATCGCGATCGGCGTCTTCGCGTATGCGCTCGTCGTGCTGCCGAGCAGACATTTTTCGGCCCTTTCCGCATCGGTTGCGCTTGCCATCATCATGCTGCCGATCATCGTCCGCACGACCGAGGAAGCGGTCAGGTTGGTGCCGCACTCGATCCGCGAAGGGGCGCTCGCGCTCGGCATCCCAACGTGGAAAGCCGTACTCCTCGTGACGCTGCCGTGCGCTCGAGCGGGTATCGTCACGGGAACGCTGCTCGCAATCGCTCGCGTGGCGGGCGAGTCCGCGCCGTTGCTCTTCACCGCTTTCGGCAGCTTGTTCTGGGGCCGCGGGGTCAACTCGCCCACGGCGGCGCTGCCGCTCGTGATCTTCCAATATGCGATCTCACCCTACAAGGACTGGCAGCAATTCGCATGGGGCGGCGCGCTCGTACTGATCATCTTCGTCTTCCTGTTGAACCTTGCCGCGCGACTTGCGCTGCCGTCGAGGATGCCAAGCCGATGA
- a CDS encoding response regulator transcription factor, translated as MSQASVERAPSKQWKILVVDDEVHILQTLRYNLEKNGYLVCTAGDGRQALSILEIEKPDLCVLDIMLPELDGTEVCREIRKRSNMPVLMLSAKDQEIDKVLLLEIGADDYITKPFSIYELLARVKAHLRRLGNAAKAAQDVTVLTGGDIELDVARQRVTKGGKVVELAPKEFSLLHVLLENRGRVVTRQTLLDRVWGYDFYGDQQTVNVHVRWLREKVEDDPNEPKHIITVRSRGYLFRE; from the coding sequence CGATGAAGTGCATATACTTCAGACGCTTCGCTACAATCTCGAGAAGAACGGTTACTTGGTCTGCACTGCCGGCGATGGCCGGCAAGCGCTGAGCATCCTCGAAATCGAGAAGCCGGATCTCTGCGTGCTCGATATCATGCTGCCCGAGCTCGACGGCACGGAGGTGTGCCGCGAGATCCGCAAGCGCTCGAACATGCCTGTGCTCATGCTGAGCGCGAAAGATCAAGAGATCGACAAGGTGCTCTTGCTCGAGATCGGCGCTGACGACTACATCACAAAACCGTTTTCCATCTACGAGTTGCTGGCGCGCGTAAAGGCGCACTTGCGCCGGCTCGGCAACGCCGCCAAGGCCGCCCAAGATGTCACGGTGTTGACGGGCGGCGACATCGAGCTCGACGTCGCCCGGCAGCGAGTCACGAAGGGCGGCAAGGTCGTTGAGCTTGCTCCCAAGGAATTCTCATTGCTGCACGTGCTGCTCGAGAACCGCGGCCGCGTGGTGACTCGTCAGACACTGCTCGATCGCGTGTGGGGCTACGATTTCTACGGCGACCAGCAGACCGTAAACGTCCACGTCCGCTGGCTGCGCGAGAAAGTCGAAGACGACCCGAACGAACCAAAGCACATAATCACCGTGCGCAGTCGCGGATATCTCTTCCGCGAGTGA